The following are encoded in a window of Amycolatopsis lexingtonensis genomic DNA:
- a CDS encoding GntR family transcriptional regulator, protein MYSKRQQLVGDLTDLIRSGRLANGERLPGENQLALRYQVSRGTVRSALSELQQLELISTQAGVGSFVTFDGVQLDQRIGWARALADAGAPVTTELLGIETVRDQALHEEFGPETYVAVRRLRRERDRGVSLETATVPAVGPLADLPATGLRDGSLTKTLEAAGLVSVGGDQWISTERLDACAAELLGRSIGELFLRAERTSVDVEGRLVERVVSLLDPDRFQFHLTFGHR, encoded by the coding sequence ATGTACAGCAAGCGGCAGCAGCTGGTCGGCGATCTCACCGACCTGATCCGCTCCGGGCGCCTCGCCAACGGCGAACGTCTCCCCGGTGAGAACCAGCTCGCCCTGCGGTACCAGGTCAGCCGCGGCACGGTCCGCAGCGCGCTGTCCGAGCTGCAGCAGCTCGAACTGATTTCCACGCAGGCCGGCGTCGGGTCGTTCGTCACCTTCGACGGCGTCCAGCTCGACCAGCGGATCGGCTGGGCCCGCGCGCTCGCCGACGCCGGCGCGCCCGTCACCACCGAGCTCCTCGGCATCGAAACCGTCCGGGACCAGGCGCTGCACGAGGAGTTCGGGCCCGAGACCTACGTCGCCGTCCGGCGGCTGCGGCGGGAGCGCGACCGCGGGGTTTCCCTGGAAACTGCCACCGTGCCCGCCGTCGGGCCGCTCGCCGACCTCCCCGCGACCGGCCTGCGGGACGGCTCCCTCACCAAGACCCTCGAAGCCGCCGGCCTGGTCTCCGTCGGCGGCGACCAGTGGATCAGCACCGAACGCCTCGATGCCTGCGCCGCGGAACTCCTCGGCCGCAGCATCGGCGAGCTCTTCCTCCGCGCCGAGCGCACCTCGGTCGACGTCGAGGGACGGCTGGTCGAGCGGGTGGTCAGTCTGCTGGACCCGGACCGCTTCCAGTTCCACCTCACCTTCGGACACCGGTGA
- a CDS encoding VC0807 family protein translates to MTKNGSPLQTLAIEIAVPIGVYYGLHALGVSVFLSLALSGVVPLARTLHQFAKNRTLNGLALVVLVTNVVGMLLTFVSGDARMMIAKDSIGSGITGLVILVSAFTAAPIMTKTIQPFLTRGKAENEAAWERLSGTAKFQRIMRRTSVIWGIGFVLESAARVVGAFTLPIETMVWLSTVIFVGAFAVIMVVGGKVAEGAAKLIVAEAKADVRPLVAA, encoded by the coding sequence ATGACGAAGAACGGTTCCCCGCTCCAGACCCTCGCCATCGAGATCGCCGTCCCCATCGGCGTCTACTACGGGCTCCACGCCCTCGGCGTCAGCGTCTTCCTCTCGCTCGCCCTCAGCGGTGTCGTCCCGCTCGCCCGGACGCTCCACCAGTTCGCGAAGAACCGCACCCTCAACGGCCTCGCGCTGGTCGTGCTGGTCACGAACGTCGTCGGCATGCTGCTGACCTTCGTCTCCGGCGACGCCCGCATGATGATCGCGAAGGACTCGATCGGCAGCGGCATCACCGGGCTCGTCATCCTCGTCTCCGCGTTCACCGCGGCGCCGATCATGACCAAGACGATCCAGCCGTTCCTCACCCGCGGCAAGGCGGAGAACGAAGCCGCGTGGGAGCGCCTGAGCGGCACCGCGAAATTCCAGCGGATCATGCGCCGCACCAGCGTCATCTGGGGCATCGGGTTCGTGCTCGAGTCCGCCGCCCGCGTGGTCGGTGCCTTCACGCTGCCGATCGAAACCATGGTGTGGCTGAGCACCGTCATCTTCGTGGGCGCGTTCGCGGTGATCATGGTCGTCGGCGGGAAGGTCGCCGAGGGGGCGGCCAAGCTGATCGTCGCCGAGGCGAAGGCGGACGTCCGGCCGCTCGTCGCCGCTTGA
- the dusB gene encoding tRNA dihydrouridine synthase DusB: MEDVTATLSKPALKIGPYQVDPPVVLAPMAGITNVAFRRLCAEYGAGIYVCEMITARAVVERHPGTMHMMTFGEHEKPRSMQLYGVDPKTMAEAVRIIVGEGLADHVDSNFGCPVAKVTRKGGGAALPFKRKLFEAIVRESVRAAGDVPFTVKFRIGIDDDHRTFLDAGRIAEAEGAAAVSLHARTAAQRYSGQADWTKIAVLKEAVTGIPVLGNGDIFSADDALRMVAETGCDGVVVGRGCLGRPWLFGELEAAFKGTEIPTPPNLGEVAKVLRRHTELLIEHDGHDKAMRDIRKHMAWYLMGFPVGSELRRGFAMLSSMDQLDDLIAQLDHSAPFPEAATGPRGRQGSPGKVTLPHGWLDDPDDDCVPEAEDMHSGG, from the coding sequence ATGGAGGACGTGACCGCCACCCTGAGCAAGCCCGCCCTGAAGATCGGCCCCTACCAGGTCGATCCACCGGTCGTGCTCGCTCCGATGGCCGGCATCACCAACGTCGCCTTCCGCCGGCTGTGCGCCGAGTACGGCGCCGGCATCTACGTGTGCGAAATGATCACCGCCCGCGCGGTCGTCGAACGGCACCCCGGCACCATGCACATGATGACCTTCGGCGAGCACGAAAAGCCCAGGTCCATGCAGCTCTACGGCGTCGACCCGAAGACCATGGCCGAGGCCGTCCGCATCATCGTCGGCGAGGGGCTGGCCGACCACGTCGACTCCAACTTCGGCTGCCCGGTCGCGAAGGTGACGCGCAAGGGCGGCGGGGCGGCGCTGCCGTTCAAGCGGAAGCTGTTCGAGGCCATCGTCCGGGAGTCCGTCCGCGCGGCGGGTGACGTGCCGTTCACCGTGAAGTTCCGGATCGGCATCGACGACGACCACCGCACCTTCCTCGACGCCGGCCGCATCGCCGAAGCCGAGGGCGCCGCCGCCGTCAGCCTGCACGCGCGGACCGCCGCCCAGCGCTACTCCGGCCAGGCCGACTGGACCAAGATCGCCGTGCTCAAGGAAGCCGTCACCGGCATCCCGGTCCTCGGCAACGGCGACATCTTCAGCGCCGACGACGCCCTGCGCATGGTCGCCGAAACCGGCTGCGACGGCGTCGTCGTCGGCCGCGGCTGCCTCGGCCGGCCGTGGCTGTTCGGCGAGCTCGAAGCCGCCTTCAAGGGGACCGAAATCCCGACCCCGCCGAACCTCGGCGAGGTCGCGAAGGTCCTGCGCCGCCACACCGAACTCCTCATCGAGCACGACGGCCACGACAAGGCCATGCGCGACATCCGCAAGCACATGGCCTGGTACCTGATGGGCTTCCCGGTCGGCTCCGAACTCCGCCGCGGGTTCGCGATGCTGTCGAGCATGGACCAGCTGGACGACCTCATCGCCCAGCTCGACCACTCCGCCCCCTTCCCCGAAGCCGCCACCGGCCCCCGCGGCCGTCAGGGCTCGCCCGGCAAGGTCACGCTGCCGCACGGCTGGCTCGACGACCCGGACGACGACTGCGTCCCCGAAGCGGAAGACATGCACTCAGGCGGCTGA
- a CDS encoding Gfo/Idh/MocA family protein, translating into MNDKPLRWGIMGTGGIAKAFADDLALTTSGVVAAVGSRSAESAARFADARGIPTRHSSYEALANDPGIDVVYVATPHPLHHANARLALEAGKPVLVEKPFTMDAAEARDLVELARDKNLFLMEAMWTRFLPHIRHIRELLPSLGRIVTVLADHGQWFAEDPGFRLFAPELGGGALLDLGIYPVSFASMVLGRPERVAAMATPAFTGVDAQMSMLFGYASGAQAVLSCTLSAVSPTTASIVGTDARIEIEGAFYAPASFTLIPREGERRRFEYVDEGRGLRYQADEVALRLANGETESPLMPLAETVSIMTTVDEVLAATRT; encoded by the coding sequence ATGAACGACAAGCCCCTGCGCTGGGGAATCATGGGTACCGGCGGCATCGCGAAGGCCTTCGCCGACGACCTGGCGCTGACCACCTCCGGCGTAGTCGCCGCTGTCGGGTCCCGCAGCGCGGAGAGTGCCGCGCGGTTCGCCGACGCGCGGGGCATCCCCACCCGGCACAGCAGCTACGAAGCCCTCGCGAACGACCCCGGCATCGATGTCGTCTACGTCGCCACCCCGCACCCGCTGCACCACGCCAACGCGCGGCTCGCCCTCGAAGCCGGCAAGCCGGTGCTCGTCGAGAAGCCCTTCACGATGGACGCCGCCGAGGCGCGGGACCTCGTCGAGCTGGCGCGGGACAAGAACCTCTTCCTCATGGAGGCCATGTGGACGCGGTTCCTCCCGCACATCCGGCACATTCGCGAACTCCTGCCGAGCCTCGGCCGGATCGTCACCGTCCTCGCCGACCACGGGCAGTGGTTCGCCGAGGACCCCGGGTTCCGGCTGTTCGCCCCCGAACTCGGCGGTGGCGCCCTGCTCGACCTGGGGATCTACCCCGTCTCCTTCGCCTCGATGGTGCTCGGGCGGCCCGAGCGCGTCGCCGCCATGGCCACGCCCGCGTTCACCGGTGTCGACGCGCAGATGTCGATGCTGTTCGGCTACGCGAGCGGCGCGCAGGCCGTGCTGAGCTGCACGCTCAGCGCGGTGTCGCCGACCACCGCGTCGATCGTCGGCACCGACGCGCGCATCGAGATCGAGGGCGCCTTCTACGCGCCGGCCTCCTTCACGCTCATCCCGCGCGAGGGCGAGCGGCGCCGCTTCGAGTACGTCGACGAGGGCCGTGGCCTGCGGTACCAGGCCGACGAGGTGGCGCTGCGGCTGGCGAACGGCGAGACCGAAAGCCCGCTGATGCCGCTGGCCGAGACCGTTTCGATCATGACCACCGTGGACGAGGTGCTGGCCGCGACCAGGACGTGA
- a CDS encoding DUF2339 domain-containing protein has product MTTEADVLLRLAGEIDDLGRRLALVGAELRTARTEQPKPEPAPQQAAQSQPQPQPQPMPQPMPQPQPQPMPPPWPQYQWQPPRPQYFPQPPPQPVPRQTLGEKLGKEGAGSRVLAWVGGAVTLLGVVLLLVLAVQRGWLGPLPRVLVGAAFGLALTGTGVWLHRKPAGRTGAFALAATGIATLYLDAVAATSLYEFLPVLAGLAAGLAITVGGLLVAVRWESPLLASAVVVGCVVCAPMITRGFTAELVTFLLMVQLATTPVQLRRDWSSLTLAAGVPPLFASVISTAVLGQGGGWANTAAAGGAGVVGIALALIVLRRRENDPAALSVLATAVLPTLIAALLLPKPQAVPITAGAGVLLLAVWAARRFWPGVAGHLAGLAGLLAILQATITQFDGPARAGVLLGEALLLVVAAVAGRNRFALGAALGFAAIGGLIGVFFDVTPALLIIPRTRSAAELAGALAVAALILAVSVALPWAAARLAVFRGPADDLPVWLLAGVAALYGAAGVVLCGSLLAVPGRSGFLLGHALITVSWTVAALVLLLRGIDVVGLRVTGLVLVGAAVLKLVLFDLSALDGLARVGAFLGAGLVLLAAGTRYARRVASR; this is encoded by the coding sequence ATGACCACCGAAGCAGATGTGCTCCTCCGCCTCGCCGGCGAGATCGACGACCTGGGGCGTCGTCTCGCGTTGGTGGGTGCCGAACTGCGGACCGCCCGCACCGAACAGCCGAAGCCGGAACCGGCTCCGCAGCAGGCAGCGCAATCCCAGCCGCAGCCCCAACCCCAGCCGATGCCGCAACCGATGCCGCAGCCGCAGCCGCAACCGATGCCGCCGCCCTGGCCGCAGTACCAGTGGCAGCCGCCGCGGCCGCAGTACTTCCCGCAGCCGCCTCCCCAGCCCGTTCCCCGTCAGACGCTCGGCGAGAAGCTCGGCAAGGAAGGCGCCGGGAGCCGCGTGCTCGCCTGGGTCGGCGGGGCCGTCACGCTGCTCGGCGTCGTGCTGCTGCTGGTGCTGGCCGTCCAGCGGGGCTGGCTCGGGCCGCTGCCGCGGGTGCTCGTCGGCGCCGCCTTCGGGCTGGCGCTGACCGGCACCGGCGTGTGGCTGCACCGCAAGCCCGCCGGCCGCACCGGGGCCTTCGCGCTCGCCGCCACCGGGATCGCGACGCTCTACCTGGACGCCGTCGCCGCGACCTCGCTCTACGAGTTCCTGCCGGTGCTCGCCGGGCTCGCCGCCGGGCTGGCGATCACCGTCGGCGGGCTGCTCGTGGCCGTGCGCTGGGAGTCGCCGCTGCTGGCCTCCGCCGTCGTCGTCGGCTGCGTCGTCTGCGCGCCGATGATCACCCGCGGGTTCACCGCCGAACTGGTCACCTTCCTGCTCATGGTCCAGCTCGCGACGACGCCGGTGCAGCTGCGCCGCGACTGGTCCTCGCTGACGCTCGCCGCCGGGGTCCCGCCGCTGTTCGCCTCCGTGATCAGCACGGCGGTGCTCGGCCAGGGCGGCGGCTGGGCCAACACCGCCGCGGCGGGCGGGGCCGGCGTCGTCGGGATCGCGCTCGCGCTGATCGTGCTTCGCCGCCGCGAAAACGACCCCGCCGCGCTGTCCGTGCTGGCGACGGCCGTGCTCCCCACGCTCATCGCGGCGCTGCTGCTGCCGAAGCCGCAGGCCGTGCCGATCACCGCGGGCGCCGGCGTGCTCCTGCTCGCCGTCTGGGCGGCGCGCCGCTTCTGGCCGGGCGTCGCCGGGCACCTGGCCGGGCTGGCCGGCCTGCTGGCGATCCTGCAGGCGACCATCACGCAGTTCGACGGCCCGGCCCGCGCCGGGGTTCTGCTCGGCGAGGCGCTGCTGCTGGTCGTGGCCGCGGTCGCCGGCCGCAACCGGTTCGCGCTCGGCGCCGCGCTCGGGTTCGCCGCGATCGGCGGCCTGATCGGCGTGTTCTTCGACGTCACGCCCGCGCTGCTGATCATCCCGCGGACCCGGTCGGCCGCCGAGCTGGCCGGCGCGCTCGCGGTCGCCGCGCTCATCCTCGCCGTGTCGGTCGCGCTGCCGTGGGCGGCGGCCCGGCTGGCGGTGTTCCGCGGGCCGGCCGACGACCTGCCGGTGTGGCTCCTCGCCGGGGTCGCGGCGCTGTACGGCGCCGCCGGGGTGGTGCTGTGCGGGTCGCTGCTCGCGGTCCCCGGCCGCTCGGGTTTCCTGCTCGGCCACGCGCTGATCACGGTGTCCTGGACGGTCGCCGCGCTCGTCCTCCTGCTGCGCGGGATCGACGTCGTGGGCTTGCGCGTGACCGGCCTGGTCCTGGTCGGCGCCGCGGTGCTCAAGCTGGTGCTGTTCGACCTGTCGGCGCTGGACGGGCTGGCGCGCGTCGGCGCGTTCCTCGGCGCCGGGCTGGTGCTGCTGGCGGCCGGGACGCGGTACGCCCGCCGGGTCGCCTCGCGCTAG
- a CDS encoding TIGR03667 family PPOX class F420-dependent oxidoreductase yields MAEPKLADRAGEKIAWLTTTTPKGRPAPRPVWFVLDGDDIVLFSKPDTAKLRHIEANPQVSFHLNGDEHGGSILVVNGKATVDEAKASEAPGYLDKYGSDYASIGFETQEAFDAAYSVRIRVVPERTWGW; encoded by the coding sequence ATGGCGGAACCGAAGCTCGCCGACCGGGCGGGCGAGAAGATCGCGTGGCTGACCACGACCACCCCGAAGGGGCGGCCCGCACCACGACCGGTGTGGTTCGTGCTCGACGGCGACGACATCGTGCTGTTCAGCAAGCCGGACACCGCGAAGCTCCGGCACATCGAAGCGAATCCCCAGGTGAGCTTCCACCTCAACGGCGACGAGCACGGCGGCTCGATCCTCGTCGTCAACGGGAAAGCGACCGTCGACGAGGCGAAGGCTTCCGAGGCGCCGGGGTACCTCGACAAGTACGGCTCCGACTACGCGTCGATCGGCTTCGAGACGCAGGAGGCCTTCGACGCCGCGTACTCCGTCCGCATCCGCGTGGTGCCCGAGCGCACGTGGGGGTGGTGA
- a CDS encoding superoxide dismutase family protein, whose translation MRLLPAFAAAAALTALLPGAASASTSPVHVATAHGTFTAYAPSAHAVTYRPGLVPAGARAHVFSLSAAHAGTTTTLVVTGLRPGRAYGAHAHAQPCGATGDAAGPHFQHVPDPVKPSTDPAYANPRNEIWLDFTTDRLGTGFARSTVDWTFDARRPRSVVVHETHTHTDLGHAGTAGARLACLDVDF comes from the coding sequence ATGCGTCTCCTCCCGGCTTTCGCCGCCGCCGCGGCCCTCACCGCCCTCCTCCCCGGCGCCGCTTCCGCGTCGACGTCACCCGTGCACGTCGCGACCGCGCACGGCACGTTCACCGCGTATGCCCCCAGCGCACACGCGGTGACGTACCGCCCCGGCCTCGTCCCCGCGGGTGCCCGCGCGCACGTGTTCAGCCTCTCGGCGGCGCACGCGGGCACGACGACCACGCTGGTCGTCACCGGCCTGCGGCCCGGGCGCGCTTACGGCGCCCACGCGCACGCACAGCCGTGCGGCGCCACGGGTGACGCCGCCGGGCCGCACTTCCAGCACGTACCGGACCCGGTGAAGCCGTCGACCGACCCCGCGTACGCCAACCCGCGCAACGAGATCTGGCTCGACTTCACCACCGACCGGCTCGGCACCGGCTTCGCCCGGTCCACTGTGGACTGGACGTTTGACGCGCGGCGGCCCCGTTCGGTGGTCGTGCACGAGACGCACACGCACACCGACCTTGGGCACGCGGGCACGGCGGGCGCCCGGCTCGCCTGCCTGGACGTGGACTTCTAG
- a CDS encoding DUF6328 family protein, which produces MPEHTGETRNEQLTRNVGELLQELRVAQAGVQILFGFLLSVVFTDRFHDASGFEKSLHLSAVALAVAATALLTAPAAWHRLLFRTGSRERILTAGNRLVLVGLVCLALAITSTVALIAKVVYGGIAMVVMAALCVLIFGLLWFVMPIRMHPDNGDQPTGPPK; this is translated from the coding sequence GTGCCCGAACACACCGGCGAGACACGCAACGAGCAGCTGACGCGCAACGTCGGCGAGCTGCTGCAGGAGCTGCGGGTCGCGCAGGCCGGCGTGCAGATCCTGTTCGGGTTCCTGCTGTCGGTGGTGTTCACCGACCGCTTCCACGACGCCAGCGGGTTCGAGAAGTCGCTGCACCTCTCCGCGGTCGCGCTCGCCGTGGCCGCGACGGCGCTGCTGACCGCGCCCGCGGCCTGGCACCGGCTGCTGTTCCGCACGGGGAGCCGGGAACGGATCCTGACCGCGGGCAACCGGCTCGTCCTGGTCGGGCTGGTCTGCCTGGCCCTGGCGATCACGTCGACGGTCGCGCTGATCGCCAAGGTCGTCTACGGCGGGATCGCGATGGTCGTCATGGCCGCGCTGTGCGTGCTGATCTTCGGGCTCCTCTGGTTCGTCATGCCGATCCGGATGCACCCGGACAACGGGGATCAGCCGACGGGCCCGCCCAAGTAG
- a CDS encoding VOC family protein, protein MSGPRVFRMIQPVDDIEVAVAFYTAVLGHPGERIAVNRHYFHCGDVVLACVEAPLEHREPRPRKDPRIVYLAVDDVDETFERVRTAQPRWIDDAIETQFWGERSFYADDPFGNPLCFVQEDTRYLGGPVG, encoded by the coding sequence ATGAGCGGCCCGCGGGTGTTCCGGATGATCCAGCCCGTCGACGACATCGAAGTCGCCGTCGCGTTCTACACCGCCGTCCTCGGCCACCCCGGCGAGCGGATCGCCGTCAACCGGCACTACTTCCACTGCGGCGACGTCGTGCTCGCCTGCGTCGAGGCGCCGCTCGAGCACCGCGAGCCGCGCCCGCGGAAGGACCCGCGGATCGTCTACCTCGCGGTCGACGACGTCGACGAGACGTTCGAGCGCGTCCGCACCGCGCAGCCGCGCTGGATCGACGACGCCATCGAGACGCAGTTCTGGGGCGAACGCTCCTTCTACGCCGACGACCCGTTCGGCAACCCGCTGTGCTTCGTGCAGGAGGACACGCGCTACTTGGGCGGGCCCGTCGGCTGA
- a CDS encoding LamG-like jellyroll fold domain-containing protein: MTDTSRRTFLLGAPAVAAAATLPGVLGAPAAHAQGPHRPDREDPRFTLVVMPDTQYLFDEDRGDAAPLDASLRYVLDESDDNVVFLAHLGDLTQNGRADEFARISKSFQALDRRRFPYSTLAGNHDIDGSKDDQRGPSPYLDAFGPQRQRNSPTFRGASKDGYNTFHIFRGGGRDWLLLALDWRPSAGGLNWAKQVLEQHPTLPAILTIHELVWADDDAQAQISTFGEMVWKELVDGNDQIFLTLNGHYWPTGRTVRKNAAGHDVHVHIANYQDRYYGGSAMVRLYQFDLARGVIDVRTFSPWLAAQDHLSEMQQVEVERSGTADYFSLEIDFAERFKGFAPVPVPPGRPAKQLLVPGTVAYWRFEGGQDGKPVPDNVVVRDQTGRGNDLTRVTAPGSGPDALKFSSEFSPRQPSRASLRFDGGRDPSRGAYLRTVDAAPLNKLKFERGYTVEAFFRLPSNFKDGHHGWCGLFARQGSGAAAGKTGDDPKESAATLSLSDGGELQWAVFPLNQDRISTNWGHELAVEKWWHVAVVNDGRRTIVYVDGCPVVRNPATPSVGLADPGGSWLVGASSYDGKVDRSFAGLLGDVRVVDRPLNPREFMLG; this comes from the coding sequence GTGACTGACACTTCTCGCCGGACCTTCCTCCTCGGCGCGCCGGCCGTCGCCGCCGCCGCGACCCTGCCGGGCGTCCTCGGCGCGCCGGCCGCCCACGCGCAGGGCCCGCACCGCCCCGACCGGGAAGACCCGCGCTTCACGCTCGTGGTCATGCCGGACACGCAGTACCTGTTCGACGAGGACCGCGGCGACGCGGCCCCGCTGGACGCGTCGCTGCGGTACGTCCTCGACGAGTCGGATGACAACGTTGTCTTCCTCGCTCACCTCGGAGATCTCACCCAGAACGGCCGGGCCGACGAGTTCGCCCGCATCAGCAAGTCGTTCCAGGCGCTCGACCGCCGCCGGTTCCCGTACAGCACCCTCGCGGGCAACCACGACATCGACGGCTCGAAGGACGACCAGCGCGGCCCGTCGCCGTACCTCGACGCGTTCGGCCCGCAGCGCCAGCGCAACTCCCCGACGTTCCGCGGTGCCTCGAAAGACGGCTACAACACGTTCCACATCTTCCGCGGCGGTGGCCGTGACTGGCTGCTGCTCGCCCTGGACTGGCGTCCGTCGGCGGGCGGCTTGAACTGGGCCAAGCAGGTCCTCGAGCAGCACCCGACGCTGCCCGCGATCCTCACCATCCACGAGCTGGTCTGGGCCGACGACGACGCACAGGCGCAGATCTCCACCTTCGGCGAAATGGTCTGGAAGGAGCTCGTCGACGGCAACGACCAGATCTTCCTGACGCTGAACGGCCACTACTGGCCGACCGGGCGCACGGTCCGCAAGAACGCCGCCGGGCACGACGTCCACGTCCACATCGCCAACTACCAGGACCGCTACTACGGCGGCAGCGCGATGGTCCGGCTCTACCAATTCGACCTCGCGCGCGGCGTGATCGACGTCCGGACGTTCTCGCCGTGGCTCGCCGCGCAGGACCACCTCAGCGAGATGCAGCAGGTCGAGGTCGAACGCAGCGGTACCGCCGACTACTTCAGCCTGGAGATCGACTTCGCCGAGCGCTTCAAGGGGTTCGCGCCGGTGCCGGTCCCGCCGGGACGTCCGGCGAAGCAGCTGCTGGTGCCCGGAACCGTCGCCTACTGGCGCTTCGAGGGCGGCCAGGACGGCAAGCCCGTGCCGGACAACGTCGTCGTGCGGGACCAGACCGGGCGCGGCAACGACCTCACCCGCGTCACCGCGCCCGGCAGCGGTCCGGACGCGCTGAAGTTCTCCAGCGAGTTCTCGCCGCGGCAGCCGTCGCGGGCGAGCCTGCGCTTCGACGGCGGCCGCGACCCTAGCCGGGGCGCGTACCTGCGCACCGTCGACGCGGCGCCGCTGAACAAGCTGAAGTTCGAGCGCGGCTACACCGTCGAGGCGTTCTTCCGGCTGCCGTCGAACTTCAAGGACGGCCACCACGGCTGGTGCGGCCTGTTCGCCCGGCAGGGCAGCGGCGCGGCGGCGGGCAAGACCGGCGACGACCCGAAGGAATCGGCCGCCACACTGTCCCTTTCGGACGGTGGGGAGCTGCAGTGGGCGGTGTTCCCGCTCAACCAGGACCGGATCTCGACGAACTGGGGGCACGAGCTGGCGGTCGAGAAGTGGTGGCACGTCGCCGTGGTCAACGACGGCCGGCGCACGATCGTCTACGTCGACGGCTGCCCGGTGGTGCGGAACCCCGCCACGCCGTCGGTCGGGCTCGCCGACCCGGGCGGCTCGTGGCTGGTCGGGGCCTCCTCCTACGACGGGAAGGTCGACCGGAGTTTCGCCGGGCTGCTGGGTGACGTGCGGGTGGTGGACCGGCCGCTGAACCCGCGCGAATTCATGCTGGGCTGA